In the Chroococcidiopsis sp. SAG 2025 genome, one interval contains:
- the dacB gene encoding D-alanyl-D-alanine carboxypeptidase/D-alanyl-D-alanine-endopeptidase, producing MMKSAFRDIVKPVSLLLTIANAQIYLMLPAIANKIPDASLPHASLNASLKIVQQPLRNATTAICPAQLETAIATAIDRPQLNRARWGISIQTVNRGDLLYSRDAQNYFIPASNVKLFTTAAALQRLGSQFQIRTSVYPTIAGGLRVIGRGDPSLTDIQLQALAKQIKQQQIHRISQLVAEDDYFQGSVINPSWQWEDIQADYGAPVNSLILNQNTIKLTAIPQQVGQPLRLNWSDLREGMQWQIENEAIAVPAAKSSLNVSRDSGAAILKVTGKMGIDAPSESINLAVVDPKAHFLRHLQRSLAQAGITLSPGDELVQQQDRQSFLGLREIAFVASPPLSELLVETNQQSNNLYAEALLRILGVRVQLTPTTRSTAEIGLQNVKETLTTLGVDPTGYVLADGSGLSRQNLASPVAIAQTLRAMANSPLASVYRTSLPVAGVSGTLKSRFQGTTAQGIVLAKTGTMSGVVALSGYINPPNYEPLVFSIIVNQSEQPASVLRQIIDRIVLFLTRLQRC from the coding sequence ATGATGAAATCTGCTTTTAGGGATATTGTCAAACCAGTTAGCCTACTGCTAACAATTGCCAATGCTCAGATCTACTTGATGCTACCAGCCATAGCTAATAAGATTCCAGACGCATCTTTACCACATGCATCTTTAAATGCATCCTTAAAAATTGTCCAGCAACCTTTACGTAACGCAACAACTGCTATTTGCCCCGCTCAATTAGAAACAGCAATCGCCACCGCGATCGATCGCCCCCAACTCAATCGCGCCCGTTGGGGGATTTCAATCCAAACCGTGAATCGCGGCGATCTGCTCTACAGTCGGGACGCTCAAAACTATTTCATTCCAGCATCTAACGTCAAACTATTCACAACCGCTGCCGCTTTGCAAAGACTGGGTTCGCAATTTCAAATTCGCACTTCTGTTTATCCCACGATCGCGGGTGGTTTACGAGTTATCGGTCGCGGCGACCCTAGCTTAACCGACATCCAGTTGCAAGCATTAGCAAAACAGATAAAACAGCAGCAAATTCACCGCATCAGTCAGTTAGTGGCAGAAGATGATTATTTTCAAGGTTCCGTCATTAACCCCAGCTGGCAATGGGAAGATATACAAGCAGACTATGGCGCACCTGTCAATAGTTTGATTCTGAATCAAAATACTATTAAGTTAACTGCAATACCACAACAAGTCGGTCAACCCCTACGCCTCAATTGGTCTGACTTGAGGGAGGGTATGCAATGGCAGATTGAAAATGAAGCGATCGCTGTTCCCGCAGCTAAATCTTCGCTTAACGTCAGCCGCGACTCAGGCGCAGCAATACTCAAAGTAACCGGAAAGATGGGAATTGATGCACCATCTGAATCAATAAATTTAGCGGTTGTCGATCCAAAAGCGCATTTTTTACGCCACTTGCAGCGCAGTCTTGCCCAAGCAGGAATTACGTTATCACCTGGTGACGAGTTAGTGCAACAACAAGATCGACAGTCTTTCCTCGGATTGCGGGAGATCGCATTTGTCGCCTCGCCACCGCTATCAGAGTTATTAGTGGAGACAAATCAACAGAGTAACAATCTCTATGCTGAAGCTTTACTGAGAATACTGGGAGTGAGGGTACAGCTAACGCCTACGACACGATCGACGGCTGAAATTGGCTTGCAGAATGTCAAAGAGACTTTGACTACCTTGGGTGTCGATCCTACGGGTTACGTGCTGGCAGATGGATCGGGATTATCGCGGCAAAATTTAGCTAGTCCAGTTGCGATCGCCCAAACTCTTAGAGCGATGGCAAATTCACCCCTTGCCTCTGTATATCGTACCTCTTTACCCGTCGCTGGTGTAAGTGGTACTTTGAAAAGTCGCTTTCAAGGTACAACTGCACAAGGAATTGTCTTAGCAAAAACAGGGACGATGAGTGGTGTTGTTGCCTTGTCTGGATATATCAATCCGCCTAATTACGAACCTTTGGTTTTTAGTATTATCGTCAATCAATCTGAGCAGCCTGCATCAGTTTTGCGACAGATAATCGATCGCATCGTGTTGTTTTTAACTCGTTTGCAACGCTGTTAG
- a CDS encoding LON peptidase substrate-binding domain-containing protein produces the protein MTSSSQIAVRELPLFPLPEVVLFPNRPLPLHIFEFRYRIMMNTILESDRRFGVLLWDPVQGQPARVGCCAEIIQYQRLPDDRMRVATLGQQRFRVLEYVREKPYKVGLVEWIEDNPPQKDLRPMAREVEQLLRDVVRLSAKLTEQEIDLPENIPDLPTELSYWVASNLYGVAAEQQTLLEMQDTAARLEREADILKSTRNHLAARTVLKDTFEA, from the coding sequence ATGACATCTTCTTCTCAAATAGCGGTGCGAGAACTCCCACTGTTTCCATTGCCAGAGGTAGTGCTTTTTCCTAATCGCCCCCTACCTCTACACATTTTTGAGTTCCGCTACCGAATTATGATGAATACAATTCTAGAAAGCGATCGCCGCTTTGGGGTACTATTGTGGGACCCCGTGCAAGGTCAACCTGCTAGAGTTGGATGCTGCGCTGAAATTATTCAGTATCAGCGTTTACCTGATGACCGGATGAGAGTAGCTACTCTCGGACAACAGCGGTTTCGGGTTTTGGAATACGTGCGGGAAAAACCTTACAAAGTTGGTTTGGTGGAATGGATTGAAGACAATCCACCGCAAAAAGACCTTAGACCAATGGCACGAGAAGTAGAGCAACTGCTGCGAGATGTAGTCAGGCTATCTGCTAAATTGACAGAACAGGAGATAGATTTACCAGAAAATATTCCCGATTTACCTACAGAATTATCCTACTGGGTAGCCAGCAATCTTTACGGTGTTGCGGCAGAACAGCAAACACTATTGGAAATGCAAGATACGGCGGCGCGGCTAGAGCGGGAAGCAGATATTCTTAAGTCTACGCGCAATCATTTAGCAGCAAGAACGGTATTGAAAGATACTTTTGAAGCTTGA
- a CDS encoding ATP-binding cassette domain-containing protein codes for MRSEVAQLRLEGVSLAATIGSQYLLQDISFEAFPGDRIAIIGASGAGKTSLLRIVNRLNEPTTGSIYLEGKEYHQISAIQLRQQVTLVMQESKLLGMTVREALQYPLVLRKMPRAQIQQQIAYWMEQLHIPEDWLEKTELQLSVGQKQLVAIARALATQPKILLLDEPTSALDAGKASHLIEVLIQLADSGQTTILMVNHQLELAQQFCTRVLFLQAGRLSQNVSNSSQLDWDKLKANLIQAETKATQEWL; via the coding sequence GTGAGGAGTGAGGTAGCACAGTTAAGACTAGAAGGAGTCAGCCTAGCTGCAACAATAGGTTCTCAGTACTTATTGCAGGATATTTCCTTTGAGGCATTTCCAGGCGATCGCATTGCAATTATCGGTGCTTCTGGGGCAGGAAAAACATCTTTGTTGCGGATTGTCAATCGCCTCAACGAACCTACAACTGGATCGATTTATTTAGAAGGGAAAGAATATCATCAAATTTCTGCGATTCAGTTGCGCCAACAAGTGACGCTAGTAATGCAAGAATCAAAACTATTGGGAATGACAGTCAGAGAGGCTTTGCAATACCCTCTAGTTTTACGCAAAATGCCGCGAGCGCAAATCCAGCAGCAAATTGCCTACTGGATGGAACAGTTACATATTCCCGAAGATTGGTTAGAAAAGACAGAACTACAACTTTCAGTCGGACAAAAACAACTCGTTGCGATCGCCCGTGCTTTAGCTACCCAACCGAAAATTCTTTTACTCGACGAACCAACTTCTGCTTTGGATGCAGGTAAAGCATCTCATTTAATCGAAGTATTAATCCAACTAGCAGATAGCGGTCAAACAACAATATTAATGGTCAATCATCAACTCGAATTAGCTCAACAATTTTGTACGCGAGTGTTATTCCTGCAAGCAGGACGTTTGAGCCAAAATGTGTCCAATTCTAGTCAACTTGACTGGGACAAATTAAAAGCAAATTTAATCCAAGCTGAAACAAAAGCAACCCAAGAATGGCTTTAA